From a region of the Armatimonadota bacterium genome:
- a CDS encoding CHAT domain-containing protein, producing MFADRSLAGRFVVVERHLCQLRRRLAQFLAIVVLVAASIAGAEAQPARPQEQSLEEAVAQFIAKSYDRAIRIVDDGIELADRCAAAKNADLLDTVYGAAHDKLSAVRDDNPARWTFQTLRLGENAEKNDREGLQVSSFVEISQYSQTSDKVPILYLIEIAVRLNEQALKGKYQEEAALVNLNTCKSSLRSSFVPNEFRMQLLAKACELGLIVGRFDIVEEALEVARPIVDDEARNGPRWLSFIPANRMLLAQRQSRYADAVEIALSSASNLEAAGFFDQVAFLYDQALVFQRSYLSGGGDMPINHIKTEVLPRVDDPGIRIRLEAQLVAWDFFVLSSETAVDAAGSVLETAFGQLSSSHFSVFVRHDSALALSVSANVLLAAGKEPDLVFDRLTTGSAFYSGLDPIQLAARAVSKANVAAQVDMLAAYAALMIGEFGQAEAIVLGVYSDPEYDILYPIVASGVAQLLAGIYINTGRYDAAADTLEHAYQLVAGTTALDSILHLSMLNDLLVATANSFRTQRSIEVAAVTEHALSAVGKRYPMWSSMLHLNLVGHYMAQGDALSAGAHAMSATEDLFRSGLPAADVALYVAWAEVLSALAASDVESASTALGRLEMAIDPEVQLSGLTNSWVPELLMQAVVAALLLDMTQEAQDLVDLAFDWFSDDLERNFISLPEQIVIGRMISAQYLKAVLLRLSSDEGALQESELWQRLQYLKNIGNSLWSIQASAKMAISSTEEGAELLKEIQRLESRPPHSGQGIAARTADARLAQAYLELAAMIDVADYSLEPSAGNWSDRLEAGDLLLDFYEVGVQDWRKVVVYVATESGLQESFVVDASFEELSNRVKRLVDALNSEGRSEPVLAPPGNIGPIWEEPAKKLYDLLIRPVENLLAKSDRLIVIGDGIIHNVVFPALSDGEKFLIEKVTFERWMPGRLRNSSAEAGPSLVVANPDYDFKIAATPANRVGTVTWTQLNGTSTEGDEISKLLGVVPVTGPKATEDALKAVESPRVLHIATHGFFETSSAKADQATGSFGMFSRNPYKRSGLVLAGANVPGATLDQDGILDSRELLQINLSGTELVVLSACETGQGVVADGMGVIGLQRSVLGAGAKNVVMSHFRVPDEATVLLMIAFYESWLGGQRVSDALSFAQRKMLADPNTRDPRNWAAFSVLVGVSLDPNPRG from the coding sequence ATGTTCGCTGACAGGTCACTTGCCGGTCGCTTCGTAGTCGTTGAGCGGCACCTGTGCCAGCTCCGCAGGCGGCTGGCGCAGTTCTTGGCGATCGTCGTTCTCGTGGCAGCTTCCATTGCTGGTGCAGAGGCTCAGCCTGCCCGACCGCAAGAGCAGAGCCTCGAGGAAGCAGTCGCCCAGTTCATCGCTAAGTCATACGACCGGGCGATCCGGATCGTGGACGACGGCATAGAACTCGCAGACCGATGTGCGGCCGCGAAGAACGCAGACCTGCTCGACACCGTTTACGGCGCAGCCCACGACAAGCTGTCCGCTGTACGAGACGACAATCCCGCAAGATGGACTTTCCAGACCCTTCGCTTAGGAGAAAACGCTGAGAAGAACGACAGGGAGGGGCTTCAAGTATCGTCGTTTGTTGAAATCAGCCAGTACAGCCAGACAAGCGACAAAGTTCCTATTCTCTATCTTATTGAAATAGCGGTTCGACTCAACGAGCAGGCATTGAAAGGAAAGTACCAAGAAGAGGCGGCGCTGGTTAACCTCAACACGTGCAAATCGTCGCTAAGGTCTTCATTCGTCCCGAACGAATTCCGCATGCAGCTCTTGGCCAAAGCCTGTGAACTCGGGCTCATCGTAGGCAGGTTTGACATTGTCGAGGAGGCGCTTGAAGTCGCACGTCCTATCGTCGACGATGAAGCGAGGAATGGTCCGAGGTGGTTGTCATTTATCCCGGCTAACCGCATGCTTTTGGCTCAGAGGCAATCGAGGTACGCCGATGCGGTTGAGATCGCGCTCTCCTCCGCTTCGAACCTTGAGGCCGCCGGGTTCTTCGATCAGGTCGCTTTTCTTTACGATCAAGCGCTGGTATTCCAGCGGTCGTATCTGTCTGGTGGCGGCGACATGCCGATCAATCATATCAAGACCGAAGTCCTGCCAAGGGTCGATGACCCCGGAATTCGAATTCGTCTAGAGGCGCAACTTGTCGCTTGGGACTTCTTTGTTTTGTCAAGTGAAACTGCGGTTGATGCAGCCGGTAGCGTGCTCGAAACGGCTTTCGGTCAACTTAGCTCCAGCCACTTTTCAGTTTTTGTCAGGCACGATTCCGCATTGGCTCTTAGTGTCTCAGCGAACGTCCTCCTTGCTGCTGGGAAGGAGCCAGATCTCGTATTTGACAGGCTCACGACCGGGTCTGCTTTCTATTCGGGATTGGATCCGATTCAGCTGGCGGCAAGAGCAGTATCGAAAGCCAATGTTGCCGCTCAAGTCGATATGCTTGCCGCATACGCGGCGCTCATGATCGGCGAATTTGGTCAAGCCGAAGCTATCGTCCTGGGCGTGTACTCAGATCCCGAGTACGACATTCTCTATCCGATAGTCGCATCTGGAGTTGCACAGCTGCTCGCAGGGATATACATTAATACGGGACGATACGACGCCGCGGCCGACACCTTGGAGCATGCATATCAACTCGTTGCAGGCACGACTGCCCTGGACTCTATTCTGCATCTGAGTATGTTGAACGACTTGTTGGTCGCAACCGCCAACAGCTTCCGAACGCAACGGTCAATTGAAGTTGCAGCCGTTACGGAGCATGCGTTGAGTGCGGTCGGGAAGCGCTACCCAATGTGGTCGTCCATGCTTCACCTGAATCTGGTCGGTCATTACATGGCGCAAGGCGACGCGTTATCCGCTGGAGCGCACGCCATGTCAGCTACGGAGGACCTCTTTCGATCCGGTCTTCCGGCTGCAGATGTGGCACTTTACGTTGCCTGGGCGGAAGTACTGTCCGCGCTGGCCGCATCGGACGTCGAGTCTGCGAGCACGGCGCTGGGACGGCTTGAAATGGCGATCGATCCTGAGGTTCAGCTTTCCGGATTGACCAACAGCTGGGTTCCAGAGTTGCTCATGCAGGCCGTTGTCGCTGCGCTGCTCCTGGACATGACCCAAGAGGCGCAGGACCTTGTCGACCTCGCCTTTGACTGGTTCTCAGACGACCTGGAAAGGAACTTCATTTCTCTTCCGGAGCAGATCGTCATCGGTCGCATGATTAGTGCCCAGTACCTGAAGGCCGTGCTGCTACGGTTGTCAAGTGACGAGGGAGCGTTGCAAGAGAGTGAGCTTTGGCAGCGGCTCCAGTACCTGAAGAACATCGGTAACTCGCTTTGGTCTATCCAAGCTAGTGCGAAGATGGCAATCTCCTCAACAGAAGAAGGAGCTGAATTGCTCAAGGAGATCCAGCGGCTGGAATCCCGACCACCGCACTCTGGGCAAGGAATCGCAGCGCGTACCGCGGACGCACGGCTGGCCCAAGCGTACTTGGAACTGGCGGCGATGATTGATGTCGCAGATTACAGCCTTGAACCCTCGGCCGGAAACTGGAGCGATAGGCTCGAGGCCGGGGATCTGCTGTTGGACTTCTATGAGGTCGGCGTACAAGACTGGCGAAAGGTCGTCGTCTACGTCGCGACGGAGAGCGGCCTTCAAGAGTCGTTTGTTGTCGACGCATCGTTCGAAGAGCTGTCGAACCGGGTGAAGAGGCTTGTCGACGCGCTCAACTCGGAAGGACGATCGGAACCTGTTTTGGCCCCCCCTGGCAATATCGGGCCGATTTGGGAAGAGCCCGCCAAAAAGCTCTACGATCTGCTTATACGTCCTGTCGAGAATCTTCTAGCCAAGTCGGACCGGCTCATCGTTATCGGAGACGGGATAATCCATAACGTAGTCTTCCCAGCCCTGTCGGACGGTGAGAAGTTCTTGATCGAGAAGGTCACGTTCGAGCGATGGATGCCGGGCCGACTGCGCAACTCTTCAGCCGAGGCCGGCCCTAGCCTAGTCGTTGCGAACCCCGATTATGATTTCAAGATCGCCGCGACCCCGGCCAACCGTGTTGGAACCGTGACGTGGACCCAGCTAAATGGCACGTCTACTGAAGGCGACGAAATATCGAAGTTGCTCGGCGTCGTGCCGGTGACCGGCCCCAAGGCGACGGAAGACGCCTTGAAAGCGGTGGAATCTCCACGAGTACTTCATATCGCGACCCACGGTTTCTTTGAGACGTCCAGCGCCAAAGCCGATCAGGCAACAGGTAGCTTCGGCATGTTCTCTCGGAACCCTTATAAGAGATCTGGCCTAGTGCTTGCCGGAGCAAACGTGCCGGGGGCGACCCTCGATCAAGACGGCATATTGGACAGCAGGGAGTTGTTGCAGATCAACCTGAGCGGTACCGAACTGGTCGTCCTCTCCGCGTGCGAGACGGGCCAGGGAGTCGTTGCGGACGGAATGGGCGTTATCGGACTTCAGCGATCGGTACTCGGCGCGGGCGCCAAGAACGTGGTCATGAGCCACTTTCGAGTGCCTGATGAGGCGACGGTCTTGCTCATGATCGCCTTCTATGAGAGCTGGCTGGGCGGGCAACGGGTCTCAGATGCGCTTAGCTTCGCACAGCGCAAGATGCTAGCGGACCCGAACACTCGCGATCCCCGGAATTGGGCGGCGTTTAGCGTTCTGGTCGGAGTGTCCCTCGACCCCAATCCTCGGGGCTGA
- a CDS encoding family 78 glycoside hydrolase catalytic domain, with protein sequence MLESTEGDSQNEMQSAYRIQVSSRQRGEAVLWDSGRVESDQTFDVRYEGERLEPRKTAYWRVKVWDRSGVEGQWSREAAWTAALDDWSAEWIGFDGPLSEDTPPEFMGASWINYPNPEPDKMPAGKYHFRRAFTIEQPLPDRLDVLITADNTFVVRINGQVIGKSDGKQDAWKRPVLLENIEGLKVGENIIEVEVENTTAGPTALLANFQLWRGTQQTIIETDTTWQVRREQDTDWIKSRSMGVHGVPPWGKLRTSPIFLPAPRVLSSSFTVRKPVSRAILYATAFGIYVCELNNRLISNEWFAPGWTDYRKRLHYRAYDVGALINDGENKIQVLLADGWFAGHVGSGKREHYGDQIRFSAMLHLEYEDGTTEVFETNENWRAGVGQISQADLLMGESTDYTVGEPDWHPVVIGKELDPKLDPYPMMPSRTYAQLPAKSISEPVANTYVFDLGQNFAGVSALEFDGAESGTTLTLKHGETLAEDGTVYTENLRGARCTDVLKLRAGDVDWTPRTTFHGFRYVQVEGLTEAPPQSAISGQAISNINKPASSFECSDPRLNQLWSNIDWTFRSNFIEIPTDCPQRDERLGWTGDIQVFCRTATVLADVQQFLNKWLVDLEDAQGDDGNYPKVAPVINNMGDGGPAWAEAGLIVPWALYEAYEDRDVLEKQWDSMVRFMDFCESRSQDGTAPEEFHCFGDWVNVNVPTRHEVIFTAYYAHSADLMARIASVLSKDAQRYETLFEKARATFVREFMAEDGTVQGDTQTGYILALGFGLLDEPLKQKATAKFVRNIEEYGHLTTGFVGTKDLMLVLRDIGRTDVAYKLLLSDEYPGWLFSVKHGATTIWERWNGWTPEDGFANPGMNSFSHYAYGAVGQFMFETIGGIRVIEPGYKKLLIAPVPGPLTSARATLDSVRGYIKTDWKIENGLFELGVSVPPNSEAVVRLPSGKEQTVGSGVWNFDEEVSD encoded by the coding sequence GTGCTCGAGAGCACGGAGGGCGACAGCCAAAACGAGATGCAATCCGCGTACCGCATCCAGGTCTCATCGCGCCAGCGCGGCGAAGCGGTCCTCTGGGACAGCGGTCGTGTCGAATCAGATCAGACATTCGACGTCCGCTACGAAGGCGAGAGGTTGGAGCCGCGCAAGACTGCCTATTGGAGGGTCAAAGTCTGGGACAGGAGCGGAGTCGAGGGACAGTGGAGCCGAGAAGCGGCTTGGACTGCTGCACTGGACGATTGGAGCGCCGAGTGGATCGGATTTGACGGGCCACTGTCCGAGGATACGCCACCGGAGTTTATGGGGGCTTCGTGGATCAACTATCCAAACCCCGAGCCGGACAAGATGCCAGCCGGCAAATATCACTTTCGGCGCGCATTCACCATCGAGCAACCGCTGCCCGACCGGCTCGACGTTCTCATCACAGCCGACAACACCTTTGTCGTGCGCATCAACGGGCAAGTGATCGGAAAAAGCGACGGTAAACAAGATGCTTGGAAACGGCCAGTCCTCCTTGAGAACATCGAGGGACTGAAGGTCGGCGAAAACATTATCGAAGTCGAAGTCGAGAACACCACGGCCGGGCCAACAGCGCTTCTCGCGAATTTTCAGTTGTGGCGCGGCACCCAGCAAACAATAATAGAGACCGACACAACCTGGCAAGTACGCAGAGAACAGGACACGGACTGGATCAAGTCGCGGTCGATGGGCGTCCACGGCGTTCCGCCTTGGGGCAAGCTGCGCACGTCTCCCATCTTCTTGCCGGCACCTCGCGTATTGAGCAGTTCGTTCACCGTCAGGAAGCCCGTCTCGCGAGCCATCCTTTATGCGACCGCTTTCGGCATCTATGTGTGCGAGCTCAACAACCGGCTGATCAGTAACGAGTGGTTCGCCCCTGGCTGGACAGACTATAGAAAGAGGCTCCACTACCGGGCTTACGACGTCGGTGCACTGATCAACGACGGCGAGAACAAGATTCAGGTCCTCCTTGCCGACGGATGGTTCGCTGGCCACGTCGGATCTGGCAAGCGCGAACATTACGGAGACCAGATACGGTTCAGCGCGATGCTACACCTGGAGTACGAGGACGGCACCACTGAAGTCTTTGAAACAAACGAAAACTGGCGTGCAGGGGTTGGACAGATCAGCCAGGCAGACCTCCTTATGGGCGAGTCGACGGACTACACCGTGGGCGAGCCGGACTGGCATCCCGTTGTCATCGGAAAGGAGCTAGATCCTAAGCTCGATCCGTATCCCATGATGCCTAGCCGCACTTACGCGCAGCTTCCGGCAAAGAGCATCAGTGAGCCAGTCGCAAACACTTACGTCTTCGATCTGGGCCAGAACTTCGCCGGTGTCTCTGCACTTGAATTCGATGGCGCAGAAAGCGGCACGACGTTGACTTTGAAGCACGGCGAGACACTGGCTGAAGACGGAACTGTTTACACCGAAAACCTTCGGGGAGCGCGGTGCACAGACGTGCTGAAGCTGCGCGCGGGTGACGTCGATTGGACGCCGAGAACGACCTTCCACGGCTTCAGGTACGTCCAAGTCGAGGGTCTGACTGAGGCTCCTCCGCAATCGGCGATCTCGGGACAGGCCATCAGCAACATCAACAAGCCTGCGTCGAGTTTCGAGTGTTCCGATCCGAGGCTCAACCAGCTGTGGAGCAACATCGACTGGACGTTCCGGTCGAACTTCATAGAGATTCCGACTGACTGTCCGCAACGCGACGAGCGGCTAGGCTGGACAGGCGACATCCAAGTTTTTTGCCGCACCGCGACTGTCCTCGCGGACGTCCAGCAGTTCCTTAACAAATGGCTGGTGGATTTGGAAGACGCACAGGGCGACGATGGCAACTATCCGAAGGTCGCACCGGTCATCAACAACATGGGCGACGGCGGGCCTGCGTGGGCCGAAGCAGGACTCATCGTGCCGTGGGCTTTGTACGAAGCGTACGAGGACAGAGACGTTCTGGAGAAACAGTGGGACTCGATGGTGCGGTTCATGGACTTCTGCGAATCCCGCTCACAAGACGGCACCGCGCCCGAGGAGTTCCACTGCTTCGGGGACTGGGTGAACGTCAACGTCCCCACGCGGCACGAGGTTATCTTCACCGCCTACTATGCGCACTCGGCAGACCTGATGGCGCGGATCGCAAGCGTGCTGAGCAAAGACGCGCAGCGCTACGAAACGCTGTTCGAGAAGGCGCGCGCAACGTTCGTCCGAGAGTTCATGGCCGAAGACGGTACGGTCCAAGGTGACACCCAGACTGGATACATTCTTGCTCTTGGATTTGGACTCCTAGATGAACCGCTGAAGCAGAAGGCAACTGCGAAGTTCGTCCGAAATATTGAAGAGTACGGTCACCTGACGACAGGCTTTGTCGGGACAAAAGACCTCATGCTCGTCCTGCGCGACATCGGGCGAACCGACGTCGCATACAAACTGCTTCTCAGCGACGAGTACCCCGGCTGGCTCTTTAGCGTCAAGCACGGAGCGACAACGATCTGGGAGAGATGGAACGGCTGGACGCCGGAAGACGGCTTCGCAAACCCGGGAATGAACTCCTTTTCACACTACGCGTACGGCGCGGTCGGACAGTTCATGTTCGAAACGATCGGCGGTATCCGGGTGATCGAACCAGGCTACAAGAAGCTCCTCATCGCGCCCGTGCCAGGCCCGCTGACGTCGGCTAGAGCAACACTCGACTCGGTTCGTGGCTACATCAAAACTGACTGGAAGATCGAAAACGGTCTGTTCGAACTTGGAGTGTCGGTGCCCCCGAACAGTGAAGCAGTCGTGCGGTTGCCGAGCGGGAAAGAGCAGACAGTCGGCTCGGGTGTTTGGAACTTTGATGAGGAAGTCTCCGACTGA
- a CDS encoding ATP-binding cassette domain-containing protein, with amino-acid sequence MGAPLAELRNVSKAYGGVRALDGVSLIIEQGEVHALCGENGAGKSTLNNVLAGVVQADSGEIIFMGELMNVKSVRDAEKLGVTMIHQELVAFPHLAAPDNIFIGREPTKLAGLLLDRARMDRESKDLIERLKEEISLTENLEDLSTAARQMIGIARALAQESKLLIMDEPTASLSTRETEVLFQVIRDLKANGISVLYVSHRLNEVFEIADRVTVLKDGRFVATSPTADLTQPELIKLMVGRDIGPHIHEETKTGEPRLVVKNLSVPGSFRDVSFEVKAGEIVALAGLVGAGRSEVVNAIFGIDHPTDGSIRIDDQELELGSPEAAKRAGVALIPEDRQHQGLVLQAPISENISLSSLNEISSVGLIDRRKEQTLADDQIKQLDIRVATTEDPAQSLSGGNQQKVLVAKWLATEPDVMILDEPTRGVDVGAKAEIHRLIKSLAADGAAVLVVSSELPEVLALADRIIVMREGRISGQLDRKEATEESILKLALPSERSEARRTQQEVSTLSRIFARREYGVLALLLLALTAVSVVNPGFLTVANFVDSLVKISPVVIAACGVTFVLLAKEIDISVGSMMGLVAAMLGLAVSAERWGWPIWAGIGLAIAVGTIIGALNGFLVAVTRVPSIIVTLAMLSVLKGVTELAMQGEWITDVPSGVRFFGTGSVAGVPVSILLALSAVAVSSFVLAWTPFGHRVRAVGSNAHAAHLSGVSLKKIRWTVFAISGLFVSIATLITATQIPVIESGIGTGFELLVITCVVVGGTSIQGGRGTIFGTVVGVALLGLTSTFLIFLKLGEALSFWERAIQGTVILAAVLIDYRRRKKR; translated from the coding sequence GTGGGTGCTCCGCTTGCCGAACTGAGAAACGTATCCAAAGCGTACGGTGGCGTTCGTGCGCTCGACGGCGTGTCGTTGATAATCGAACAGGGAGAGGTCCATGCCCTTTGCGGCGAAAACGGGGCAGGCAAGTCCACGCTCAACAACGTACTCGCGGGCGTCGTGCAAGCCGATTCCGGAGAGATCATTTTCATGGGCGAACTCATGAACGTCAAGTCCGTTCGTGACGCAGAAAAACTGGGTGTGACCATGATCCACCAAGAGTTGGTCGCGTTCCCGCATCTAGCAGCGCCGGACAACATCTTCATCGGACGCGAACCGACGAAGCTAGCTGGACTCCTTCTCGATCGGGCACGAATGGACCGCGAATCCAAAGATCTCATCGAAAGATTAAAAGAAGAAATATCCTTAACAGAAAACCTAGAAGACCTTTCGACAGCTGCCCGGCAGATGATCGGGATCGCAAGAGCGCTCGCGCAAGAAAGCAAGCTGCTCATCATGGACGAGCCCACTGCGTCGCTCTCCACGCGCGAGACGGAAGTGTTGTTCCAAGTCATCCGCGACCTCAAGGCGAACGGTATCAGCGTCCTCTACGTCAGCCACCGGCTCAACGAGGTCTTTGAAATCGCCGACCGGGTGACCGTCTTGAAAGACGGTCGGTTCGTTGCAACGTCACCGACTGCAGACCTGACGCAGCCAGAGCTGATCAAGCTCATGGTCGGCCGCGATATCGGTCCCCATATTCATGAAGAGACCAAGACAGGTGAGCCACGGCTCGTCGTCAAGAACCTGTCGGTCCCAGGGTCGTTTCGCGATGTCAGTTTCGAAGTCAAAGCGGGCGAAATCGTCGCCCTAGCAGGGCTCGTCGGTGCTGGTCGCTCAGAAGTCGTCAACGCGATCTTCGGCATCGATCATCCAACCGACGGTTCTATAAGAATCGACGACCAAGAGCTCGAACTAGGTTCCCCAGAGGCAGCAAAGCGGGCAGGGGTAGCCCTCATCCCAGAGGACAGGCAGCACCAGGGGCTAGTCCTGCAAGCTCCAATCAGCGAGAACATCAGCCTCTCCTCACTCAATGAAATAAGCAGCGTCGGTCTCATCGACAGGCGCAAAGAACAAACGCTCGCCGACGATCAGATCAAGCAGCTGGACATTAGAGTAGCAACGACGGAAGATCCTGCCCAGTCCCTCTCTGGCGGCAACCAACAAAAAGTCCTCGTCGCAAAATGGCTCGCAACAGAGCCTGACGTCATGATTCTCGACGAGCCGACACGCGGCGTCGATGTCGGCGCAAAAGCAGAGATCCACCGACTCATCAAGTCCTTAGCGGCAGACGGTGCCGCAGTGCTCGTCGTTTCCTCCGAGCTGCCGGAAGTGCTCGCGCTTGCAGACCGGATCATCGTGATGCGAGAGGGGAGAATCTCCGGCCAGCTCGACCGCAAGGAAGCGACAGAGGAGTCGATTTTGAAACTTGCCTTGCCGAGCGAAAGGAGCGAGGCAAGACGAACACAACAAGAGGTATCAACCTTGTCACGGATATTCGCAAGGAGAGAGTACGGAGTACTGGCCCTCCTCCTCCTCGCACTGACAGCGGTGAGCGTGGTCAATCCTGGCTTCTTGACAGTTGCAAACTTCGTCGATTCGCTCGTCAAAATCTCTCCTGTCGTCATCGCCGCGTGCGGAGTAACGTTCGTTCTCCTCGCCAAGGAGATCGATATCTCAGTTGGCTCAATGATGGGGCTTGTCGCGGCAATGCTAGGGCTGGCAGTTTCCGCAGAGCGGTGGGGCTGGCCGATCTGGGCAGGCATTGGCTTAGCGATAGCAGTCGGCACGATCATCGGTGCCCTCAACGGATTTCTAGTCGCCGTCACACGGGTTCCATCCATAATCGTCACGCTTGCCATGCTCAGCGTGCTGAAGGGGGTCACAGAGTTGGCGATGCAGGGCGAGTGGATCACCGACGTTCCAAGCGGCGTGAGGTTTTTCGGCACGGGCTCGGTCGCCGGGGTTCCAGTAAGCATTCTGTTAGCTTTGTCGGCTGTTGCGGTGAGCTCTTTCGTGCTTGCTTGGACACCCTTTGGACACAGAGTTCGCGCAGTAGGCAGCAACGCTCACGCCGCGCACCTGTCAGGTGTTTCACTCAAGAAAATCCGTTGGACGGTGTTCGCGATTTCTGGACTCTTCGTGTCGATCGCAACGTTGATTACTGCGACACAGATCCCAGTCATCGAATCCGGGATTGGAACAGGGTTCGAGCTGCTCGTCATCACATGCGTAGTGGTCGGCGGAACTTCGATCCAGGGTGGCCGCGGAACCATATTCGGAACAGTGGTCGGGGTCGCGTTGCTCGGACTGACCTCCACGTTTCTCATCTTCCTCAAGCTGGGCGAGGCGCTGAGCTTCTGGGAGCGCGCGATACAAGGCACCGTCATTCTCGCCGCGGTTCTCATCGACTATAGAAGGAGGAAGAAGAGGTGA